DNA sequence from the Anabaena sphaerica FACHB-251 genome:
TTAATTTAGAAAATTGGTTATGATGATGAAATCATAAATATACAATAACAAGAGATAGCTAAAAGTTTAATATTTACTTTAAAAATGGGCTTTGCTGATTAAGAGTATGATTTTGTTTCACGCAGAGGCGCTCCAGTCACAGAGAGTAAGAGTTTGAAATCATTGATTTTTCAATTTCATACCCTAATTCAGCAACGCCTAAAAATCAAATGGAATCATCCATCTATCTACACGGACAATTCCATTAATCTGTTAAAAGTTAATCACCTCAAACCTTTGTTATACCCTACAAAAGAGTATTATTTACTTCAACCATCATATCTGTTTGGGTCTTTTTTCGGCTTTTTGTCCTTGGGATCTTTTTTAGGCTTTTTAGCTTCTTTATTACCTTTTTTTTCCTTAGACATCAGTGTTACCCAATTAGGTTTACTTGTCAAAGCTCCCACATTCTGCTATTAGTAAATCAGGGCGTAGCTTACCTGATATCCTTTAAAAACAGAAAAGGAAACATTGCATATTTACGCTACTAATAACTATAATACCTTGTTATTTAATTTTCTTATGATTTTGATTAACTATGATACAAAACTTTGTAGATGTCGTGAATTTCCCCACAAGACCTTAAATAGACTATACTTGTGGTTGACAAAAATTTGTTATAAAAACGCCTTTGGATCATAACTAAAAATAGCAAAAAAAAATTACTATGTCAATAGCAATGGCTGAAAAGACCAAAAACCGTTAAATAAATCATAAAAATTCTCAATAATATTGAGAATCACTCTAGATTATTGACAAAAATCTTTTTTTCCAAAATCCTGACTTCAATTACAACAATCTATTTATTTTCTCCGCACACTTCCCGCCTCACAATCGCGCAACCACAGCTTAACACCTTGAGCGATCGCACCATTACTACTATCCCTGGGTGGTGCTAACAGTGGTTTTACTGGATATTCACCAGTTTGAGTAAACATCATCACCACCTGCCAACCGAGTTGAGTTTTCGTCAAAAACAACCAGTGGAACTGTTGTAATTCCATCGCTTTTTTATTGATATATTGTCGTTCTCTCGTAGTAAAGAAAACCTGCTCAACGCCTTCAGATTCATACTTTTGGAAACTATCAATACCAGGATTTAAAGGTAAAGATTGAAACTCAGGCTTACCCGCAGCCAAAATATAAGGATAAATATCAACACTGCGACGGAGAAGACGGGATCTTTGAGTAACGCGGTTAGCATAGCTAGGTAAATCTAACATTAACTCAGTAGTTAAACTTTCCAAACTTTGCTCAGAACAAGAATTACTCAAGTCTGAATTTACAGGTTTGGGAATGAGATTTTTAGAGAAAGCAGGAGATAAAGAGACAAAAGAAATCAAAAAACAGCAAGGACAGAGAATTACCAACTCCCTACAAACTAACCAGCCGTTTTTTATCTTTTGAACCTTGTTATTCATGAGAGCAAATAAATCTACACCATGTAAAAAATATTATGGCATTATTTGGGCGGGCAAGATGCCCACCCCACAAAAATCAAAAAACACCAGCGAAAAATTTCTCTGAAACCCTCTTCTCTTCGTGTCCTTCGCTCCTACCCTATGCCTTCGGCACGCTTCGCGAACGGGAACACCTTCGGTGAACGTGGTTCGTTTCTCTCTTCCTTTGCGCGAAACAAAAACATAGTAACCTAACTTACCTCCTCACAAATCCTTTCCCAAGCCAAAACCGGATCAGGAGCAGCAGTAATAGGTCTTCCAATCACCAAAAAATCAGCCCCGGCTTGAACAGCTTGAGCAGGAGTGAGCGATCGCTTTTGATCACCTTTTTCAGCCCAACTTGGACGCACCCCCGGACAAACCAGTAAAAAGTCCTTTCCGCAACTTTCCCGCAGTTGTGATACCTCTTGGGGAGAACAAACCGCCCCATCTAAACCTGAATTTTGAGCTAAAAGCGCCATCTGTAAAGCAAATTCCGGCAATTCCAGAGGAATTTTTAAATCAAACGCCAAATCTCTCGCCGAAATGCTAGTTAACAAAGTAATAGCGATTAACTTGGGTGGTTGAGTACCTGCTTTTTCTGCTCCTACCTGCACCGCTTCAGCCGCCGCTTTCAGGCAATCAATACCACAAGTTGAGTGGATTGTCAATAAATCTACTCCATAACCAGCAGAAGCACGACAAGCACCAGCGACAGTATTGGGAATATCGTGAAATTTCAAATCTAGAAAAATTCGCTTTTGTCGAGATTTAAGAATTTCCAGAATTTGTGGACCCGTGCTGGTAAACAACTCCAAGCCAACCTTCCAAAAAGTGACTTGGGGAAGTTTATCCACCAGAGCGATCGCACTTGCCAAATCTGGAACATCTAAAGGAACGATAATTTTGTCATTAGTCATTGGTCATTAGTCATTAGTCATTGGTTATTCTTCCCAGTCCCCGATCACTCTACTAAACGGACAAAATTCTTCTTACCCACCTGCAAAACCTTACCGGATAAATCCCCAGGTGCAGCAAAAGTCAGATCCGCATCAGCTACCTTCTCACCATCTAAACGCACACCCCCCTCTTGAATTTTTCGTTTTCCTTCCCCGGTACTTTTACATAAACCAGTAGCGCCGAGAATAAAAGCTAATTTAGCCGGAAATTGAGCAACAGCAGCCAGAGAAAATTCAGGTAATGCCCCTTCCTTGCCACCACTTTTTGCAGCTTCCTTAGCCTCATTAGCAGCTTGTTCCCCATGATACTGCCTGACAATTTCCCAAGCTAAAAACTCCTGGCGATCGCGCGGGTTTTCTGGCAAGCTATCTAAAGGTAAATCTGTCAACAATTCAAAATACTGTGACAGTAAATTATCTGGCACACCTTGCAGTTTTTGATACTTTTGGGAAGGATGTTCCGACAACCCCACATAATTACCTAAAGACTTAGACATCTTTTGTACACCATCTGTACCAATTAAAATTGGTACTAACAGCCCAAACTGAGGATTGAGACCAAAATGACGTTGCAAATCTCGACCCACAGCAATGTTAAATTTTTGATCAGTTCCCCCTAACTCCACATCAGCCTCAACAGCCACAGAATCAAAGCCCTGCATTAAAGGATACAGGAACTCATGGAGGAAAATGGGATTCTCTTTCCTATAACGTTCAGCAAAACCTTCCTTGGCTAACATCTGTCCCACCGTCATCGTAGAAAGCAACTCCAGAATTTTTCCCAAATCGAGACGGGAAAGCCATTCCGAGTTATAACGCACCTCCAACCTGCCGGGTGTGTCAAAATCTAAAATAGGACGCACTTGATCAAGATAAGTTTGGGCATTTTGTGCCACATCAGCCTCAGTCAGTTGACGACGCACATCAGACTTACCCGTTGGATCACCAATCCGAGCCGTAAAATCACCGATAATTAAAACCGCCTTATGACCAGCATCTTGAAAAGCACGCAGTTTTCTTACTGGTATACTATGACCCAAATGAATATCCGCGCCAGTCGGATCAATACCCAACTTGATCCTTAAAGGACGGTCAGCATTGAGTAACCGCTTTTCCAAACTTTCAGTTTCACTATCAGCATCATGGGGTTGAGGAAAAATTTCTGCCACACCACGATGTAGCCAAGAGAAATTTTGCGCCATACTATAAGATTCACTATTAACTACACTTTGCACTTTAGAAATTAGGTTGGTAATGTCCACTGGCAAATTATCCGTTTTCTGTTCTGCCAAACTACTATAATTGCAAAAAATTAACCGCCTTTTTCCATTCCATCAATTACATTTATATTTACTAGTGAGGAAGTGAAACCACCGTGTCTTCTAGGACTTTTGAAAACAAGCACCCCCAAGACCAGGCTTCATCTGGGTTTGAATTTTTTAAAGGAGTAGGTCAGGTAACTGGTGCTACTCTCCTATCTCTGACACTGCTGACAAGCTCCATTGTAGCGGGGGGACTGGTCGGACTGGCCATCAGTTTCCGCAACTTGCCAGATGTGAGACAGTTACGCAGCTTTTCCCCCACAGAAACTACCCACATATATGACATTAAAGGTAAACTATTAGCAAGTGTCCACGGTGAAGCTAACCGCGAAGTTGTACCCCTAGATAGAATTTCCCCCAATCTCAAACGGGCTGTACTAGCCAGTGAAGATGGTCACTTCTACAGTCACCACGGCATTAACCCTGCTGGTGTGGGTCGGGCTGTAGTAGTAAACTTGGTAGCAGGTGGTGTGAAAGAAGGCGGTTCTACCATCACCATGCAGTTGGTAAAAAACCTATTTTTGACTCACAAACGAGCCTTTACTCGCAAGTTAGCAGAAGCAGTGTTAGCCATTCGACTAGAACAAATTCTTGCCAAAGACGAAATTTTAGAAATGTACCTCAATCAAGTATATTGGGGTCATAATAACTACGGTGTACAAACAGCGGCTCGCAGTTACTTTAATAAATCATCAGAATTTTTAACTCTGGGTGAGTCAGCCATGATGGCGGGTTTGATCCAAGCCCCAGAAGAATTTAGCCCTTTTGCGAGTATGAAAAAGGCAAAACAAAAACAAAAAGAAGTGCTGGGGCGGATGCTGGACTTGCAGTGGATCACTCAAAAAGAATATGATGATGCTCTCAAGCAAGAAATTAAACTAGGTAGAATTAGGTCATTTCAAGGTAGCGCCCTACCTTATATCAGCAATACCGTAGCCCAAGAATTAGCGAAAAAATTTGGACGTGATGCACTGCTCAAAGGCGGGATGCGTGTGCAAACCACTGTGGATGCCAAATTCCAAATCATGGCAGAAGACACTGTGAATAAGTGGCATAAAAATTTACTTGGTCAAGGGTTGCGTAAAAACCAAATTGCCTTAGTCGCAATTGACCCCCGCACACATTTTGTTAAGGCATTAGTCGGTGGTGTAGATTCTAAAGCCAGTGAGTTTAACCGCGCTACCCAAGCTCAAAGACAACCAGGGTCTTCTTTTAAACCTTTTGTTTATTATGCTGCCTTTGCTACTGGTAAATATGGACCAGACAGCACAGTGATAGATTCCCCAGTGAGCTACCGAGACGGTAACGGGTGGTATTTTCCCAGAAACTATGATGGTGGTTTTAGCGGCGCAATGTCCATTCGTACTGCTTTATCCCAATCTCGAAATATACCTGTAATTAAGCTTGGTAAAGCTATAGGGATGAATAAAGTAATTGAAACCTGCCGGACTTTAGGCATTATGAGTCCGATGGAACCAGTAACATCCTTACCTTTGGGTGCTATTGGTGTCACTCCCCTAGAAATGGCTAGTGCCTACGCTACTTTTGCTAATTATGGCTGGCAATCGCCGGTAACAGTAATTGCACGAATTACAGATAGCACTGGTAATGTGTTACTCGACAACACACCTAAACCCCAGCGAGTTCTTGATTCTTGGGCATCAGCAGCAATTATCAATGTAATGGAATCTGTAGTTACCAGTGGTACGGGTAAAGGCGCAGCCCTAAACCGACCATCAGCAGGAAAAACGGGAACAACTTCCTCAGAAAAAGATATTTGGTATGTGGGTACAGTACCACAACTCACAACTGCTGTCTGGGTGGGAAGAGATGACAACCAACAATTATCCAGCGGTGCGACAGGTGGGGGTATGGTTGCTCCCATCTGGCGTGATTTTATGGTCAAAGCCCTCAAGGATGTGCCAGTAGAGAAGTTTAAGTCACCTTCTCAGTTTCCTCGTCCTAAGTCAAATTAAAGGAGTCAGGTGACAGGTGACAGGTGACAGAAGGCACGAATAATAGAAATATTCTTCCCAGTCCCCAGTCCCCAGTCCCCAGTCCCTAGTCATACCTGTTTTTCCAACTCAGCTTTCATTCTTTGCAGAGTCATATTCATCTGCTCAAACATTTGTTGTGGTGTGACACCAAACTGATTTAGCTGAGTTTTTAGTTGCTGTACAGTCATTTGCGCCATGAAGTCTTCTGATAGCTCGAAACGCTTCATAAAGATGCGATATCGATCCATCATCGCTTCCATTTGCTCAATAAACAGCTTTTTGCCCTCGCGGTCAAATTTGCCGTAGTTATTGCCAAGCGCAATCAGTGCTTGATAATCTTCAAACAGCTGTTTGGCTTCGTGCTGAACTATCTCAGAATCAAAGAATCCCATTTTGCTTATATTTAACTGAGTGCTTGTACTCAGTAACTTAAAGTTTTGCCTCTAATTCTATTTTAGTCTAGTGAACTAATCTAGAGAACAAGCTTCGCTTGAAGTACGGTTTTTTACCGAAATTTCACTACTTGACTGGGGACTGGGGACTGGAGACTGGGTATTGGGTATTGGGTATTAATCTCCCCTGTTCCCTGTTCCCTGTTCCCTATTCCCTGTTCCCTGACTTAAGGCACAATCAATACAGGACAAGGTGAGAGATTAATCACCCGGTTTGTAACACTATCAGTTGATCCCTCCTCAGTCAGTCCTAACCCGCGACAACCCATAATAATTAAATCTGCCCCGATTTCATCAGCAACATCACAGATAGTAAAAGCAGGTTTACCTTGTCTTTCTATGACTTCAGCGGTGATACCTTGCTGAGAAAATAAGGCTTGGGCATTTTCCAGCAGTTTAGCAACCGCTTCTGGAGACACCATAGGATCGCCAGCAGGTGCTTCTGGGGCTGGTTCTTCCACTACTGACAGCAATACTAGACGACTAGTAAACTGTTGCACAACCTTGGTAACTAGGTCAGCAGCTTCCCGTGCTTCACGACTTTGATCAATTGGAAACAGAACTGTTTTAAACATAAATCACCTCAGCACCCCGCACTCCGGTAAAATCTTGATGGTTATACTTTCAAAACAATAACAAAAAGGTAATCAGGAGGGTTTGGCTGTGTCGAAAAAAAGTTTAGCAAATTTATCTGCGGCGGATGTATCTGGTAAACGTGCTTTGGTGCGGGTTGATTTTAACGTGCCTGTGGATGATCAAGGCAACATTACTGACGATACTCGCATTCGGGCTGCGCTGCCAACAATCAAAGATTTGACGCAGAAGGGAGCTAAGGTCATTCTAGCAAGTCATTTCGGCCGTCCCAAGGGTGTAGATGACAAATTACGTTTAACTCCAGTTGCTAAACGCCTTTCTGAGTTGTTAGGGCAAGAAGTTGTCAAGACTGATGACTGCATTGGTGATGATGTGGCTGCTAAGGTTGCAGCTTTGCAAAATGGCCAAGTGCTGTTACTAGAAAACGTCCGTTTCTACAAAGAAGAAGAAAAGAACGATCCTGAATTTGCTCAAAAATTGGCAGCAAATGCTGATTTTTATGTAAATGATGCTTTCGGTACTGCTCACCGCGCCCATGCTTCTACTGAGGGTGTAACTAAGTTCCTCAAACCTTCTGTGGCTGGTTATTTGGTTGAGAAGGAATTGCAATATTTACAAAGTGCAATTGAAGAACCTAAGCGTCCTTTGGCGGCTATTATCGGCGGTTCTAAGGTTTCTAGCAAAATCGGTGTAATTGAAACTCTGTTAGAAAAGTGCGATAAGCTCATCATTGGCGGTGGGATGATTTTCACCTTCTACAAAGCCCGTGGTTTGAGTGTTGGTAAGTCTTTGGTAGAAGAAGATAAGCTGGAATTAGCGAAGGCTTTAGAAGCTAAGGCGAAAGAACGTGGTGTGGCTTTGTTGCTTCCTACAGATATTGTCTCCGCAGATAAGTTTGCTCCTGATGCAAATGCAACCACTGTCAGCATTGAAAATATCCCTGCTGATGGGATGGGTTTAGATATTGGCCCTGATTCTGTGAAGGTTTTCCAAGAGGCTTTGGCTGATTGTAAAACTGTGATTTGGAATGGGCCTATGGGTGTGTTTGAGTTTGATAAGTTTGCTGCGGGTACTGAAGCGATCGCTCATACTCTAGCAGAAATTGGCAAAACCGGCACAACTACCATTATCGGTGGTGGTGACTCTGTAGCGGCTGTGGAAAAGGTAGGTTTGGCTGATCAAATGAGCCACATTTCTACCGGTGGTGGTGCTAGTTTGGAGTTGTTGGAAGGTAAGGTTTTACCTGGTATTGCAGCTTTAGATGAAGCGTAATTATTAATAGGGGTGAAGGATGAAGAATAAAATCTTTCTTTGTCCTTCATTCCATCAAAGTTTAACTATAGATTTACAGTCCAATCTTCCATTTTTAAATCAGGAACTTTAATAAAATCTTGGTAATTTTGAGTTACTAAAATTGCATCATTAACTAAAGCTATGGCAGCTATTCTTAAATCTTGTGTACCTGTATTGATTTTTTGCTGACGCAGTTTTTTAAAGCACTCACAAGCTGCTTCATTAAAATCTAATAAATTCATCTGACAAAAATAACGTTGGGTTGTTAGTAAATTCTGTTAAGCTCTTGGTAACAATTCTGGTTTAGTAGCAGATTTACTAATAATTGCTAATCTACCTTTCAATTGTTCTTCAAGTGTGACAGTTGTAATAAATATATTGGAAATTCCCGCAGATTTAGCGCGTTGAGCAATATTAGAATTGCCGTGTTGAGAAAGAGTCACAATATTAGTATCAAGAATATATCTGCTCACGCTGCTTAGTTCTCCTCTAAAGAAGATTCATAAGCAGCCATTTCTGCATCTAATTCACGGCGATTTTTAGCCATTTCTTCTACAAAATCATCAAAAAGCGGATCGTCTTTGAAAATACCATTAGATTGAACTAATGGATGAAAATCTTTTAAAATTTCTTCATGGAGACTTATAGCAGCATCAGTTGTCAATGATGCGAAAATATTTTTCTCCATGTTGTTTTTAGCAACATTAATCTGATTAATTTTTTGATCAACAATTCTATCAATCAATGATTCTAAATCTTGTAAAGTCATTTCGGTAATAGATTGATTGTTTAGCATTTTCACTAACCTCCATAAATAGTTTTTTTGGAAAAATCAACTAAACTCTACTTTATTTTAGCATACATCATTACAAAAGCCTAAACCCTCTAGTAGTAATCAAGAATTTATTGAGATTATATACATCATGTTATTGTTAGGTAATATTTTTACTATAATTTCGATCAATAAGTAATTGTCCCTAAGCAATCTTTGATAAAATCAATAATTATTTTAAAATCCTGAAAATCTTCAGCCTGTCTCCTTTCTTCACAAATATATTTAGAAAACTTCCTTTTTTGAAATTCTTGAATTTGGTTTTCTTCTCCATAATCTCCATATTTGGTTTTTGGCAAATAAAATTCTTCTGTGAATAAATGATCAGGAAATAGATTTTCAATACCTTTTTTGACTTTTCGATTTTTTTGTTGGGGGATTTTTCTGATTTTTAATTGTTCATGATTTTCATCAGATTTATCAGTATCACAGTCATAAATTAATAATACTTTTCTAGTTAAGAATTTAGGGTTAGAAAGAAGAACATCTCTAGTATTTTTCAAACCACCATCACCAGTATTTATACTTTTTCCTTTACCTATAGAAATTCCTACCCATTCAATATCAACTTGTGCTAAAATTTCCTTTTCTCCTAATAATTCTAAGGCTGTTTTAATATAAATTGGATCAGTTTCTCCTTCTGTTAAAACTAGAGGTTTAGTACCTTTCTCTACCGTAGCTTTGACTTCATCTTTAACTGCGTTGATTTTTTTACAATAGTCATAAAACATCCCTTGACCATGTTCTGACATTAGAAAACTACAGTAATCTTCCCAAACTTGAACAGACCAATGATCTATTGTTTCTCTAAGATATTGATAGCTAGGATGTTTTTCACCGTAACGTAAACTTAAAAACTCATCAGGATACATAACTTCTGTATGAGCAGGTATATTATAGCGTGCCATTATTCTTAATAAATTGATTCCCTCAGATTCCCGCATTATGAGGCGTGCTATTACATAAGATAAGTGAGCAGGATTAGAGGAGTCAGCAACAATAATAATACAATATCCTCCGGCTAGAGGGTTTGTAAGTCCCTGAAAATAACCTTTTTCAAAGGCATTAATAATACCTTGTGCTTGATTGTCTTCATCAAGATTATCAATCCACCAATCAGGTATTTCACTACCATCATAATCTAATAGATAACCCAACCCACACATAATCCAAAAACTACCAACAATGCTTTGAGGATACTCTTGAAGTAATGATATTGCTCTCATACAGCTACTGATGCCAAGGTTAGGTAGATGCACTGTCATTTTCAAAAGTCCTAGCAAAAATAAAAATGTGATTTTATTCCATTAAACAACAAAATCAAACAAATAATGCGCCATTTCCAACTTAGAACAAGCCGGGATTTCTACCTCTCTTCCTTCTTTATCTAAAAACACCGCTTGATTATTATCACTCCCAAAACCACTCCCTACTTTATCAATAGGATTCGCTACAATTGCATCTAATTTCTTTCTTTGCAATTTCTCTTTTGCAGGAGTAATAATATCCCCGGTTTGTGCTGCAAAACCAATTAAATATTGATGGGGTTGTTTACGATTTCCGATTTCAGCAACTATATCCGGTACTGGTGCAAGGGGTAAGCTTTCGGGAAGCGATCGCTTGGGCAATTTTTCGGTACTATAATCTTTAGGCTTTACGTCTGCAACTGCGGCTGACATGATAATGATATCTGCATTGGGTAAACGCTCTAACATTACCTGCTGCATTTGGTCTGCACTAATTACAGAAATTGCTTCCACTCCCAAAGGTACATCCCAACTCGCTGGACAATGCACTAATGTTACCTGTGCGCCTCTATGCAAAGCTGCCTGTGCTAATGCTAATCCCATTTTACCCGTCGAAGGATTGCCAATAAACCGCACCGGGTCTAAATATTCTCGCGTTCCCCCAGCACTGATTAAAACCCGCTTCCCGCTTAAATCTCGGTTTCCTTGGGTGTGTAATAAAGATTGAATATAAACAAATATTTCTGCGGGTTCTGCCATTCTACCAGCACCAATGCGATCGCACGCCAGCAACCCAGACCCCGTACTCATACCACAAAATCTATTATCTGTCAATACCTGTCGCCAATTTCTTTGCACCGCTACCTGTTCCCACATATCCGTATTCATTGCCGGTGCTAACAATACGGGACAAGTAGAAGCTAAGACACTATTTGTCAGCAAATTATCTGCCATCCCATAAGCTAACTTCGCCAAAGTATTAGCAGTTAAAGGCGCAATGACAATTAAATCAGCCCATTCCCCCAACTCAATATGTAAAGGACGCTCATAATTTGGTTGCCAAAAATGATCATCAGTATAAGCTTGATGACGAGATAAAGTAGCAAAAGTCAAAGGTTTGATAAACTCTTGAGCAGAATTGGTGAGAATAACTCGTACTTCTACCCCAGATTTAAACAAAGTAGAAACCAACTCACAGACTTTATAGGCTGCAATACCACCGCCTATAGCAACGAGAACTTTTTTTGATTGGGGATTTACAGATGATGGCATTTTGTCTGATAGCGTAGCGTGGCGTAAGCCATATCAGGATGTCCAGGATTTAAGGATTTACAGGATTTTTATTTGAGAATTAATCGATTTGCTTAATATCTATCATTTTGATGATGTCCAATAATCTAGCCAAATATGACCGATTATAGCCAAAAGCAACCAATTAATTACTTGATTAATTTCTTATACAGCAGATTGCAGATCAATGATGTACAGAATCTAAATTGAAACCTATACACAAAGCCAGTTTCACTCCTGACTCCTGACTCCTGCTGTATCATCTGTTGCTCATCTGCCTTTATCTGCGTTTATCTGCGTTTAATTAAGATTAGCAGTTGATCATTTACAACTTTATTTGCAATTTGTATTAACTCACCTGAGTGTAGAAAATCGGAAAAATGAATAAAGTGCGTCATATTTATACATTGTGACGCACGCTAAAATACCGTGAGATGTTTATTTCCAAGTGAAAATCTAAAATCTCTATGCTTCGTCGTAGGGTTCTAAATCTAAAAGGTGGATATAAGGCTCAACTAATTCTGGACGCTGAAACGCGATTGCTCGCAGTAGATGCCAATCATTCAAACCCTCAAAAGCATTGCTGTAATTATCTAATTCCAGACGCGTAGCCAAATCTTCTACATCTGTTGCTGTCATGGCAGCAATTTCTTTCTTAGAAATGCTTAGAGTTGTCATAATACTTGCCCCTCCCTTTTGCAGCATTCGCATTCAGCTTAAGGTGGAGTTGCGCTAAAAATCTTCCACCCAATCTATATTACTCATTAGTGGCCATCAAATTTGTAAACATTTTGCTGATTTTCATTCTAAATTGTAAAAAATTTATAACTTGGTCTCATCAGCAATTGTCTTGATAACAAAATTTCGCAGTACCTCCAACATTTGCAAATTAATTTCATGTCCCATGTCAAATTCATGATAATCTACTGCCACTCCTAATGCTTGTGCCACCTCTCTGGCTTTGATAGCAGCCGACAAGGGTACAACTTCATCTTGTCTTCCGTGCATGATTAATGTGGGCGGAAAACTGCTTTTATTTAGGGTGGCTACACCAGGATGTAAATACCCACTCATCACCACCAAACCAGCGAGGGGTAAGGTTAATCCCACATCCAAAGTCATCGCACCACCTTGAGAAAACCCACTCAAAATAGTCCGCGATAACGGCACTCCAGTATTAATCTCTAAAGAGTGCAACCAATCAATTAATAATTGGCGACTTTCTATCAATCCTTGATACATATTCTCATTTCGCAGGTCATACCATGCCCTCCCTGTGTCAGTGTATGGATATGGATAAGGTGCATTGGGAAGCAAAAATTCATAATCAGGTAAGTTGAGATAAGGCAATAAAGATGCCACATCCTGAGCATTTGCACCCCAACCGTGTAGCGTGACGATTAAAGCGGATGGTGTTTGCTCTGTGTTTGGCGAAACTCTGATGAAATCTAATGTTTTGTTCATAATCACCCAAATTGCTAGTTATCTAGTTTAGGCTGGTAATGGGTAATGGGTAATGGGTAATGGGTAAT
Encoded proteins:
- a CDS encoding universal stress protein, with the protein product MFKTVLFPIDQSREAREAADLVTKVVQQFTSRLVLLSVVEEPAPEAPAGDPMVSPEAVAKLLENAQALFSQQGITAEVIERQGKPAFTICDVADEIGADLIIMGCRGLGLTEEGSTDSVTNRVINLSPCPVLIVP
- a CDS encoding DUF2555 domain-containing protein, whose amino-acid sequence is MTTLSISKKEIAAMTATDVEDLATRLELDNYSNAFEGLNDWHLLRAIAFQRPELVEPYIHLLDLEPYDEA
- a CDS encoding PBP1A family penicillin-binding protein, with translation MSSRTFENKHPQDQASSGFEFFKGVGQVTGATLLSLTLLTSSIVAGGLVGLAISFRNLPDVRQLRSFSPTETTHIYDIKGKLLASVHGEANREVVPLDRISPNLKRAVLASEDGHFYSHHGINPAGVGRAVVVNLVAGGVKEGGSTITMQLVKNLFLTHKRAFTRKLAEAVLAIRLEQILAKDEILEMYLNQVYWGHNNYGVQTAARSYFNKSSEFLTLGESAMMAGLIQAPEEFSPFASMKKAKQKQKEVLGRMLDLQWITQKEYDDALKQEIKLGRIRSFQGSALPYISNTVAQELAKKFGRDALLKGGMRVQTTVDAKFQIMAEDTVNKWHKNLLGQGLRKNQIALVAIDPRTHFVKALVGGVDSKASEFNRATQAQRQPGSSFKPFVYYAAFATGKYGPDSTVIDSPVSYRDGNGWYFPRNYDGGFSGAMSIRTALSQSRNIPVIKLGKAIGMNKVIETCRTLGIMSPMEPVTSLPLGAIGVTPLEMASAYATFANYGWQSPVTVIARITDSTGNVLLDNTPKPQRVLDSWASAAIINVMESVVTSGTGKGAALNRPSAGKTGTTSSEKDIWYVGTVPQLTTAVWVGRDDNQQLSSGATGGGMVAPIWRDFMVKALKDVPVEKFKSPSQFPRPKSN
- a CDS encoding DUF1825 family protein, with product MGFFDSEIVQHEAKQLFEDYQALIALGNNYGKFDREGKKLFIEQMEAMMDRYRIFMKRFELSEDFMAQMTVQQLKTQLNQFGVTPQQMFEQMNMTLQRMKAELEKQV
- the tyrS gene encoding tyrosine--tRNA ligase, whose product is MAQNFSWLHRGVAEIFPQPHDADSETESLEKRLLNADRPLRIKLGIDPTGADIHLGHSIPVRKLRAFQDAGHKAVLIIGDFTARIGDPTGKSDVRRQLTEADVAQNAQTYLDQVRPILDFDTPGRLEVRYNSEWLSRLDLGKILELLSTMTVGQMLAKEGFAERYRKENPIFLHEFLYPLMQGFDSVAVEADVELGGTDQKFNIAVGRDLQRHFGLNPQFGLLVPILIGTDGVQKMSKSLGNYVGLSEHPSQKYQKLQGVPDNLLSQYFELLTDLPLDSLPENPRDRQEFLAWEIVRQYHGEQAANEAKEAAKSGGKEGALPEFSLAAVAQFPAKLAFILGATGLCKSTGEGKRKIQEGGVRLDGEKVADADLTFAAPGDLSGKVLQVGKKNFVRLVE
- a CDS encoding phosphoglycerate kinase — encoded protein: MSKKSLANLSAADVSGKRALVRVDFNVPVDDQGNITDDTRIRAALPTIKDLTQKGAKVILASHFGRPKGVDDKLRLTPVAKRLSELLGQEVVKTDDCIGDDVAAKVAALQNGQVLLLENVRFYKEEEKNDPEFAQKLAANADFYVNDAFGTAHRAHASTEGVTKFLKPSVAGYLVEKELQYLQSAIEEPKRPLAAIIGGSKVSSKIGVIETLLEKCDKLIIGGGMIFTFYKARGLSVGKSLVEEDKLELAKALEAKAKERGVALLLPTDIVSADKFAPDANATTVSIENIPADGMGLDIGPDSVKVFQEALADCKTVIWNGPMGVFEFDKFAAGTEAIAHTLAEIGKTGTTTIIGGGDSVAAVEKVGLADQMSHISTGGGASLELLEGKVLPGIAALDEA
- a CDS encoding type II toxin-antitoxin system VapC family toxin, yielding MNLLDFNEAACECFKKLRQQKINTGTQDLRIAAIALVNDAILVTQNYQDFIKVPDLKMEDWTVNL
- the coaBC gene encoding bifunctional phosphopantothenoylcysteine decarboxylase/phosphopantothenate--cysteine ligase CoaBC, with translation MPSSVNPQSKKVLVAIGGGIAAYKVCELVSTLFKSGVEVRVILTNSAQEFIKPLTFATLSRHQAYTDDHFWQPNYERPLHIELGEWADLIVIAPLTANTLAKLAYGMADNLLTNSVLASTCPVLLAPAMNTDMWEQVAVQRNWRQVLTDNRFCGMSTGSGLLACDRIGAGRMAEPAEIFVYIQSLLHTQGNRDLSGKRVLISAGGTREYLDPVRFIGNPSTGKMGLALAQAALHRGAQVTLVHCPASWDVPLGVEAISVISADQMQQVMLERLPNADIIIMSAAVADVKPKDYSTEKLPKRSLPESLPLAPVPDIVAEIGNRKQPHQYLIGFAAQTGDIITPAKEKLQRKKLDAIVANPIDKVGSGFGSDNNQAVFLDKEGREVEIPACSKLEMAHYLFDFVV
- the pyrF gene encoding orotidine-5'-phosphate decarboxylase, which encodes MTNDKIIVPLDVPDLASAIALVDKLPQVTFWKVGLELFTSTGPQILEILKSRQKRIFLDLKFHDIPNTVAGACRASAGYGVDLLTIHSTCGIDCLKAAAEAVQVGAEKAGTQPPKLIAITLLTSISARDLAFDLKIPLELPEFALQMALLAQNSGLDGAVCSPQEVSQLRESCGKDFLLVCPGVRPSWAEKGDQKRSLTPAQAVQAGADFLVIGRPITAAPDPVLAWERICEEVS